From Palaemon carinicauda isolate YSFRI2023 chromosome 29, ASM3689809v2, whole genome shotgun sequence, one genomic window encodes:
- the LOC137622709 gene encoding uncharacterized protein — MRKFWPKEEQSEALQPVLDQEELDAVSEETETVISGKDPLLSGEEEQLLLPGGAGSVISTRDIQVQVDPGLLTSNRDIDVQVQTEHLISNREVEVQVEPGPISNTDVSVQTDIDTKEEQSEALESVLDQEEINSISEETEAVLSGKDPLLSGEEEQLLLPGGAGSVISTRDIQVQVDPGLLTSNRDIDVQVQTEHLISNREVEVQVEPGPISNTDVSVQTEVDPEIEDLRRKNETMAKELAIKQAVIVAHQNQLVDYDHSIQELKAELKMAQQKNDVQNQIELALVREKEALKQELEDKVTLDEKNTMKIVQLNQELEKAKKEIEAHDELKSILLAQIEDLKKSNEERSFLNEELSLEKIKLEKQLMEARANDQKRSQGHQRLVEELQEEISKSLVQNRELKEAVFTITKKNEGLREQLENKGKREKNLNGKIVRMTNTEDQIKKELSAAMDVISSLKKELQKRDLERVKKEEGTGDVGPPEKEKCGLDKTSVVEGCETPAEDDKKIVIVKEEKQEGEGPTRKLLVRKPKKKKPKREQGYSWGSLGPIVPVLETDDNKVHNERTEENLQNN; from the coding sequence atgaggaaattctggcccaaggaggaacagagtgaggcactccagcctgtcttggaccaggaggaactcgacgCAGTTTCTGAGGAGACGGAAACTGTCATCAGTGGGAAagatcctttgctttccggcgaggaggaacagctgctgctgccaggaggcgcagggagtgttatctctaccagagatatacaagttcaggtagaccctggacttcttacctctaacagagatatAGACGTTCAGGTACAGACTGAACATCTTATCTCTAACAGAGAGGTAGAAGTTCAGGTTGAGCCTGGACccatctctaacacagatgtatCAGTTCAAACGGACATAGACAccaaggaggaacagagtgaggcactcgagTCTGTCTTGGACCAGGAAGAAATCAACAGTATATCTGAGGAgactgaagctgtcctcagtgggaaggatcctttgctttccggcgaggaggaacagctgctgctgccaggaggcgcagggagtgttatctctactagagatatacaagttcaggtagaccctggacttcttacctctaacagagatatAGACGTTCAGGTACAGACTGAACATCTTATCTCTAACAGAGAGGTAGAAGTTCAGGTTGAGCCTGGACccatctctaacacagatgtatCAGTTCAAACGGAAGTAGACcccgagattgaagatctcaggcggAAGAATGAGACAATGGCTAAGGAACTTGCCATTAAACAAGCTGTGATTGTAGCACATCAAAATCAACTCGTTGATTACGATCATTCAATTCAAGAGTTGAAAGCGGAgctgaaaatggctcagcagaaaaatgaTGTCCAAAATCAGATAGAATTAGCtcttgtgagagagaaggaagctctgaaacaagagcttgagGATAAAGTCACTCTGGATGaaaaaaacacaatgaaaatagttcagttGAATCAGGAACTGGAAAAagccaagaaggaaatcgaggctcatgacgagctgaaatcgatccttctggcacAGATTGAGGATCTCAAgaaatccaatgaggaacgaagcttccttaatgAGGAATTATCTCTAgagaaaatcaaactagaaaaacagctgatggaggctcgtgctaatgatcagaaaagaagccaaggacaccaacgtctagtagaagagctgcaggagGAGATTTCTAAATCTCTAGTGCAGAatcgtgagctaaaggaggcagtgttcacaataacaaagaagaacgaaggtcttcgtgaacaactggagaacaaaggtaAACGAGAGAAGAATCTAAATGGAAAGATAGTTCGAATGACAAACACAGAGGATCAAATCaagaaagaattgtccgcagcgatggatgtcatctcttcactgaagaaggaacttcagaagagagatttggaaagGGTTAAAAAAGAAGAAGGAACGGGTGACGTGGGTCCACCAGAAAAGGAGAAATGCGGACTTGATAAAACTTCAGTCGTAGAAGGTTGTGAAACTCCAGCAGAAGATGACAAGAAAATTGtcattgtgaaggaagaaaaacaagaaggagaaggacccacaaggaaacttttggtaaggaaaccaaaaaagaagaaaccaaaacgggaaCAGGGTTATTCTTGGGGCTCCCTTGGACCCATAGTCCCAGTTTTGGAAACAGACGataataaggttcataacgaacgaactgagGAGAATCTCCAAAACAACTAA